A window from Streptomyces sp. NBC_00335 encodes these proteins:
- a CDS encoding serine/threonine-protein kinase: MEQQTGAGAVLAGRYRLVEPIGRGGMGKVWRAHDELLHRTVAVKELTAGLYVAQADRDVLHQRTQKEARAAARIQHPAVVTVHDVLEHDDRPWIVMEYIDGPSLADAAKTAGRIEPREAARIGLHVLGALRAAHAVGVLHRDVKPGNVMLAKDGRVMLADFGIAAIEGDSSITRTGELIGSIDYLAPERVTGGSPDPSSDLWSLGATLYTAVEARSPFRRTSPISSLQAVVNEEPAAPTHAGALAPVITALLRKDPAQRPSADEAEQMLLQAMEGREPKSAQAYVPTRAMGSEELGAARNEPADTAELPGDGAGDRGADQGRAPQPQPQPEPAFAARSEAGPGGPGGPSRRGAGSPGRIGRAAVVAVVAALLGGAGVFGILKYTSDSETGGAIPGRTAGAPESSGDGNAKGQAEETPPAGWRKVVDKQGFSLFVPDGWKRREDGTQIDYTGDGGKHFIRIAMDRKPPFRDPYAHLLDLEKQVQKRSDYVRQTLHPNTFRGQVKAALWEFGWTERTGAFTGPRQAIEQMYYAPDGTEYAVYMSGPVSDWDTTRSQFDVVLSGWKPAPAH, encoded by the coding sequence GTGGAACAGCAGACAGGTGCGGGTGCGGTGCTCGCGGGCCGGTACCGGCTCGTGGAGCCCATCGGCAGGGGCGGCATGGGCAAGGTGTGGCGCGCCCACGACGAGCTGCTGCACAGGACGGTCGCCGTCAAGGAACTGACGGCGGGCCTGTACGTCGCCCAGGCGGACCGGGACGTCCTGCACCAACGCACGCAGAAGGAGGCCCGGGCCGCGGCCCGGATCCAGCATCCGGCGGTCGTCACCGTGCACGACGTGCTGGAACACGACGACCGGCCGTGGATCGTCATGGAGTACATCGACGGCCCCTCCCTCGCGGACGCGGCGAAGACGGCCGGCCGGATCGAACCCCGTGAGGCGGCCAGGATCGGGCTGCACGTGCTCGGCGCGCTGCGCGCCGCGCACGCGGTCGGCGTACTGCACCGTGACGTGAAGCCGGGCAACGTGATGCTCGCCAAGGACGGGCGGGTGATGCTCGCCGACTTCGGCATCGCCGCGATCGAGGGCGACTCCTCCATCACGCGCACCGGCGAACTCATCGGCTCCATCGACTACCTGGCTCCCGAACGGGTCACCGGCGGGTCCCCCGATCCGTCCTCCGACCTGTGGTCGCTCGGCGCGACGCTGTACACGGCCGTGGAGGCGCGCTCGCCGTTCCGCCGCACCTCGCCCATCTCCAGCCTCCAGGCCGTGGTGAACGAGGAGCCGGCCGCCCCGACCCACGCGGGCGCGCTCGCCCCGGTCATCACGGCGCTGCTGCGCAAGGACCCGGCGCAGCGGCCTTCGGCCGACGAGGCCGAGCAGATGCTGCTGCAGGCGATGGAGGGCCGCGAGCCGAAGTCGGCGCAGGCGTACGTACCCACGCGCGCGATGGGCTCCGAGGAGCTGGGCGCCGCCCGGAACGAGCCGGCGGACACGGCCGAGCTGCCGGGGGACGGGGCCGGTGATCGGGGAGCGGACCAGGGCCGGGCCCCGCAGCCGCAGCCGCAGCCGGAACCGGCATTCGCAGCCCGCTCCGAGGCCGGACCGGGCGGACCTGGCGGCCCGTCCCGCCGCGGTGCCGGATCCCCGGGCCGGATCGGCCGCGCGGCCGTCGTCGCCGTGGTGGCGGCGCTGCTCGGTGGCGCCGGGGTGTTCGGGATCCTGAAGTACACCAGCGACTCGGAGACGGGCGGCGCGATCCCGGGCCGGACGGCCGGGGCGCCGGAGTCGTCCGGCGACGGGAACGCCAAGGGGCAGGCGGAGGAGACCCCGCCGGCGGGCTGGCGGAAGGTGGTCGACAAGCAGGGCTTCTCCCTCTTCGTCCCGGACGGCTGGAAGCGCCGGGAGGACGGGACGCAGATCGACTACACCGGGGACGGCGGCAAGCACTTCATCCGGATCGCGATGGACCGCAAGCCGCCCTTCAGGGACCCGTACGCGCACCTGCTGGACCTGGAGAAGCAGGTCCAGAAGCGTTCCGACTACGTGCGCCAGACCCTGCACCCGAACACCTTCCGGGGGCAGGTCAAGGCCGCCCTGTGGGAGTTCGGCTGGACGGAGCGGACCGGGGCGTTCACCGGGCCCCGGCAGGCCATCGAGCAGATGTACTACGCGCCGGACGGCACCGAGTACGCGGTGTACATGTCGGGTCCGGTCTCGGACTGGGACACGACCCGGTCGCAGTTCGACGTCGTGCTCAGCGGCTGGAAGCCGGCCCCGGCCCACTGA
- a CDS encoding protein kinase: MEDYAGRILAERYRLPLPPSDAYELIETRAFDTRSGQEVLVRQVPLPEVVDAELLDGTRGGPPAAGGRRVPHAELPAVRRAIEAAQAAASVPDHPRLDQVFDVFAEGGSLWIVSELVPARPLAALIADEPLSPYRAAEVAADVLTALRVLHAHGWTHRNITMRTVLICEDGRVVLTGLAAGAAEDALCGYDPVPQRDGTGDLAGPWPGGEPGGASAFAAGGPVSGGGYGDGYGGAVGAGAVGAGGGGTGYGSRASGGPVPGPVPGPGVDAGYGQGPGPGVGADGGYGAEYGGGSADVAGWDAAAGAATAAQGGGSAPEYAPLVAPGYDTGPRYRDHISPDSASGPDAFGAGESGTPGAATASGASGASNGHGVPRATGAAATPGTPGDRPDLKAAARAGAVAAYRAGAQAAARITEQRKAAGAEPEAEPRPEGSKLPQGYSYPYGGPDTGATWHGATPRRQALPPAEPEPPARAALPAQLALPQGYQQADTQGGGAPRASGDGQNPGQPTAPGGRAQPQNGAERRAVPGPGHEPVHGQPSPGPGHAGHAGHQGHPAPASTGQPVARDGADYGRRPQLGPGSPDQAGHGQAGPQGGAGYAAASGARGPGQTGPQADRQGGAGHVTAPGAGGYGQGGPQGGAGYAGAPGADGYGHGRPQGAPGHAVVAGVEGYGQAGPQGGAGYPVVPAGGGYGASRPGGGAGGWGSGPRSGLDAERARQTRMAVVGAVTERWAPEQAQAVHGPWQLAAPVGPATDLWGLGALLYRAVQGHAPYPEDSVAELVEMVCAEPPAFAEECGPLRPVVESLLRQDPTERPDFEELRGWLRSLVRSAPEPDGGFAMLPPVVEDPARLPVVRRRADLHGRHRSAEHPRKPRSLGRSLLLGVLVLLSGAVAYALFFMPRSADPQGGQKAAGMRPPAATQSQSPGRGPGQSPSPKPSGSGQVPSPSANPPESKPAPQTNAPAPSGYTAQQDAEHFSINVPNGWERRGMNESGQVRYTEGDFVLTVVPGRDKVQGNPDPATYQKDKEPELAPYRSSTWSSVSDIKSTKVGSQLRVTGRYTWIDGNGRSVVARNFVVALGGSYHVVMVTGPQDQEGKVTEIFEQATASYRSGG; this comes from the coding sequence GTGGAGGACTACGCGGGCCGGATCCTGGCCGAGCGCTACCGTCTGCCGTTGCCGCCGTCGGACGCTTACGAACTGATCGAGACCCGGGCCTTCGACACGCGCAGCGGGCAGGAAGTCCTCGTGCGGCAGGTCCCGTTACCGGAAGTCGTCGACGCGGAGCTGCTGGACGGCACGCGGGGCGGTCCCCCCGCCGCGGGGGGCCGGCGCGTACCGCACGCTGAACTGCCCGCCGTGCGCAGGGCGATCGAGGCGGCGCAGGCGGCGGCGTCCGTGCCGGACCATCCGCGGCTGGACCAGGTCTTCGACGTGTTCGCGGAGGGCGGTTCGCTGTGGATCGTGAGCGAACTCGTCCCGGCCCGACCGCTGGCCGCGCTGATCGCCGACGAACCGCTGAGCCCGTACCGGGCGGCGGAGGTGGCGGCGGACGTGCTGACCGCTCTGCGGGTGCTGCACGCGCACGGGTGGACGCACCGGAACATCACCATGCGGACGGTACTGATCTGCGAGGACGGGCGGGTCGTCCTGACGGGGCTCGCGGCGGGGGCGGCGGAGGACGCCCTGTGCGGGTACGACCCGGTCCCCCAGCGGGACGGTACGGGCGACTTGGCGGGGCCCTGGCCGGGCGGTGAACCGGGCGGTGCCTCGGCGTTCGCGGCGGGCGGGCCGGTGAGCGGCGGTGGGTACGGAGACGGTTACGGCGGCGCCGTCGGCGCGGGCGCCGTCGGCGCGGGGGGCGGCGGGACCGGGTACGGCAGTCGTGCCTCGGGCGGTCCGGTTCCGGGCCCGGTTCCGGGGCCTGGTGTGGACGCCGGATACGGGCAGGGGCCCGGACCCGGGGTTGGTGCGGACGGCGGGTACGGCGCCGAGTACGGGGGCGGCTCCGCGGATGTGGCGGGATGGGATGCGGCGGCCGGTGCGGCAACAGCCGCGCAGGGGGGCGGGAGTGCGCCGGAGTACGCGCCGCTCGTGGCTCCGGGGTACGACACCGGGCCGCGCTACCGGGACCACATAAGCCCCGACTCCGCGAGCGGGCCCGATGCTTTCGGTGCCGGTGAGTCCGGGACTCCCGGCGCTGCGACTGCCTCCGGGGCCTCCGGGGCCTCCAACGGGCACGGTGTCCCCAGGGCCACCGGGGCCGCTGCCACCCCCGGCACCCCCGGGGACCGGCCCGATCTGAAGGCAGCCGCGCGGGCCGGGGCCGTCGCCGCGTACCGGGCCGGGGCCCAGGCCGCGGCGCGGATCACCGAGCAGCGCAAGGCGGCCGGAGCGGAGCCGGAGGCGGAGCCGAGGCCGGAGGGGTCGAAGCTGCCGCAGGGGTACTCGTACCCGTACGGCGGCCCGGACACCGGCGCGACCTGGCACGGCGCCACCCCGCGCCGCCAGGCCCTGCCCCCGGCCGAACCGGAGCCGCCGGCCCGGGCCGCGCTGCCGGCGCAACTCGCCCTTCCGCAGGGCTACCAGCAGGCGGACACCCAGGGCGGCGGCGCACCCCGGGCCTCCGGCGACGGCCAGAACCCCGGGCAGCCGACGGCACCGGGCGGCCGGGCGCAGCCCCAAAACGGCGCGGAGCGCCGGGCGGTCCCCGGGCCGGGGCACGAGCCCGTCCACGGGCAGCCCTCACCGGGACCGGGCCACGCGGGCCACGCGGGCCACCAAGGCCACCCGGCTCCGGCGAGCACGGGTCAGCCGGTCGCGCGGGACGGCGCCGACTACGGCCGCCGGCCCCAGCTGGGGCCGGGCAGCCCGGACCAGGCGGGCCACGGCCAGGCCGGTCCGCAGGGCGGTGCCGGGTACGCGGCGGCTTCCGGGGCCCGGGGTCCCGGGCAGACCGGCCCGCAGGCAGATCGGCAGGGCGGCGCCGGGCACGTGACGGCTCCCGGGGCCGGTGGGTACGGCCAGGGCGGCCCGCAGGGCGGCGCCGGATACGCGGGGGCTCCCGGGGCCGACGGTTACGGCCACGGCCGTCCGCAGGGTGCCCCCGGGCACGCCGTGGTTGCCGGGGTCGAAGGCTACGGCCAGGCCGGTCCGCAAGGTGGTGCCGGGTACCCGGTGGTTCCCGCGGGCGGCGGTTACGGGGCGTCCCGCCCCGGTGGTGGTGCCGGCGGGTGGGGGAGCGGGCCGCGGAGCGGGCTCGATGCGGAGCGGGCGCGGCAGACGCGGATGGCCGTGGTCGGGGCCGTTACCGAGCGGTGGGCTCCCGAGCAGGCGCAGGCCGTGCACGGGCCGTGGCAGCTGGCCGCGCCGGTCGGGCCGGCCACCGACCTGTGGGGGCTCGGCGCGCTGCTGTACCGGGCCGTACAGGGCCATGCCCCGTACCCCGAGGACAGCGTCGCCGAGCTCGTGGAGATGGTCTGCGCCGAGCCCCCCGCCTTCGCCGAGGAGTGCGGCCCGCTGCGCCCGGTCGTGGAGTCCCTGCTGCGCCAGGACCCGACCGAGCGGCCCGACTTCGAGGAGCTCCGCGGCTGGCTGCGTTCCCTCGTGCGGTCCGCCCCGGAGCCCGACGGCGGCTTCGCCATGCTGCCGCCGGTGGTGGAGGACCCGGCGAGGCTGCCCGTCGTACGGCGGCGGGCCGACCTGCACGGCCGGCACCGCAGCGCCGAACACCCCCGCAAGCCGCGTTCGCTGGGGCGTTCCCTGTTGCTCGGGGTCCTCGTCCTGCTCTCGGGAGCGGTGGCCTACGCCCTGTTCTTCATGCCCCGCTCCGCCGATCCGCAGGGCGGGCAGAAGGCCGCCGGGATGAGGCCGCCCGCCGCGACCCAGTCGCAGAGCCCGGGCCGCGGCCCCGGCCAGAGCCCGAGCCCGAAGCCGAGCGGGTCCGGCCAGGTTCCGAGCCCTTCCGCGAACCCGCCCGAGTCCAAGCCGGCCCCGCAGACCAATGCCCCCGCTCCCTCCGGGTACACGGCGCAGCAGGACGCCGAGCACTTCTCGATCAACGTCCCGAACGGCTGGGAGCGCCGCGGAATGAACGAGTCCGGTCAGGTCCGCTACACGGAGGGGGATTTCGTCCTGACCGTCGTCCCCGGCCGGGACAAGGTCCAGGGCAACCCCGACCCGGCCACCTACCAGAAGGACAAGGAGCCCGAACTGGCCCCGTACCGCTCCTCCACCTGGTCCAGCGTCAGCGACATCAAGTCCACCAAGGTCGGCAGCCAGCTCCGCGTCACCGGCCGGTACACCTGGATCGACGGCAACGGCCGCTCCGTGGTGGCCCGCAACTTCGTCGTCGCGCTCGGAGGTTCCTACCACGTGGTCATGGTCACGGGCCCGCAGGACCAGGAGGGCAAGGTCACCGAGATCTTCGAGCAGGCGACGGCCAGCTACCGGAGCGGCGGCTGA